The proteins below are encoded in one region of Nocardioides marmorisolisilvae:
- a CDS encoding HAD-IA family hydrolase — MIRAVLWDADGVLQVLPPFDSLWAFLPEKTRSALVADTFGSDGRDVLTGRIDMAEHVDAVIARHGLGAHRDEILAVWSRFPPVPAARDLLARVRRAGTMCVLATNQDTLREANMRPVYAALVDRCYFSSALGVAKPDTAFFDHIATDLAVQPEELLFIDDSADNVAGARAAGLCATQWHHSAHIDGLRGALVDHGLAI, encoded by the coding sequence ATGATCCGGGCCGTCCTGTGGGACGCCGACGGTGTCCTGCAGGTGCTGCCGCCGTTCGACAGCCTCTGGGCGTTCCTTCCCGAGAAGACGAGATCGGCGCTCGTCGCGGACACGTTCGGCAGCGACGGCCGAGATGTGCTGACTGGACGCATCGACATGGCTGAGCACGTCGACGCCGTCATCGCACGGCACGGGCTGGGCGCGCATCGCGACGAGATCCTGGCCGTGTGGAGCCGCTTCCCGCCGGTGCCGGCGGCTCGGGATCTGCTTGCCCGGGTCCGCCGTGCCGGGACCATGTGTGTCCTCGCGACCAATCAGGACACCCTTCGCGAGGCGAACATGCGCCCGGTCTACGCGGCGCTGGTCGACCGCTGCTACTTCTCGTCCGCGTTGGGCGTGGCCAAGCCCGACACCGCGTTCTTCGACCACATCGCCACGGACCTCGCCGTACAGCCGGAGGAGCTGCTGTTCATCGACGACAGCGCGGACAACGTTGCAGGCGCCCGTGCCGCCGGGCTCTGCGCGACCCAGTGGCACCACTCCGCCCACATCGACGGCCTTCGCGGCGCCCTCGTCGACCACGGCCTCGCGATCTGA
- the ligD gene encoding non-homologous end-joining DNA ligase yields MSDAVEIEVDDKVVRVTNPERVYFPELGATKLDLVHYYLSVGDGIVNALFERPCMLHRFPTGVTGEKVHQKRLPKGAPAWMETVEVFFPRWKRTADELCVTELAQVVWAVQMSTVEFHPWNSRRADVETPDEWRIDLDPGPECRWDTVQRVAHVVHEILDELGALGYPKTSGGNGLHVYVRIPAEHGFADVRRAAKAFADEVARRTSEVTTAWFRKDRDPAQLFVDWNQNTRDHTIAAAYSVRGNARATVSTPVRWEEVDDCEPDDFTIATVPRRYAEIGDLHRDIDAHVFDLAPLLEWSDRDN; encoded by the coding sequence GTGAGCGACGCAGTCGAGATCGAGGTGGACGACAAGGTCGTCCGTGTGACCAACCCTGAGCGCGTCTACTTCCCCGAGCTCGGCGCGACCAAGCTCGACCTGGTCCACTACTACCTGTCGGTCGGCGATGGGATCGTCAACGCCCTGTTCGAGCGGCCCTGCATGCTGCACCGCTTCCCGACCGGCGTCACGGGCGAGAAGGTCCACCAGAAGCGGCTGCCGAAGGGTGCGCCCGCGTGGATGGAGACGGTCGAGGTCTTCTTCCCCCGCTGGAAGCGGACGGCCGACGAGCTCTGCGTCACCGAGCTCGCCCAGGTTGTCTGGGCCGTGCAGATGTCGACGGTCGAGTTCCATCCGTGGAACAGCCGTCGGGCCGATGTGGAGACGCCCGACGAGTGGCGCATCGACCTCGACCCGGGGCCGGAGTGTCGCTGGGACACGGTGCAGCGCGTCGCCCACGTGGTCCACGAGATCCTCGACGAGCTGGGGGCGCTCGGCTACCCGAAGACCAGCGGCGGGAACGGGCTCCATGTCTACGTCCGGATCCCGGCGGAGCACGGCTTCGCCGACGTACGCCGGGCCGCGAAGGCGTTCGCCGACGAGGTGGCTCGCCGTACGTCCGAGGTGACCACCGCCTGGTTCCGCAAGGACCGGGACCCCGCTCAGCTGTTCGTCGACTGGAACCAGAACACCCGCGATCACACCATCGCGGCGGCGTACTCCGTGCGGGGGAACGCCCGCGCCACGGTCAGCACGCCGGTGCGGTGGGAGGAGGTCGATGACTGTGAGCCCGATGACTTCACGATCGCGACCGTGCCGAGGCGGTACGCCGAGATCGGCGACCTGCACCGCGACATCGACGCGCACGTCTTCGACCTCGCGCCGTTGCTGGAGTGGTCGGACCGGGACAACTGA
- a CDS encoding succinic semialdehyde dehydrogenase, which yields MTQPTSGPGPASAGELPFDPEHDPKASYAFEPGYVKALTDRVVSSTGETVTAYAPATGQPLAIIPQSSEADVAEAFERARRAQQAWQRVSIDDRAAMLLRLHDIVLDRQDEIIDLICWESGKARKHAFDEPLHIALTARYYARTAHRHLDTERRIGVIPVLTRAEVNHVPKGVVGIISPWNYPFTMALCDGIPALLAGNAVVAKPDAQTMLSALLGAQLLEEAGFPRDLWNVVAGPGRELGTPMIQRADYICFTGSTATGKHIARQCAERLIGASLELGGKNPILILRDADLERAAEGAVRACFSNAGQLCVSTERMFVADQVYDRFKEKFVERTKAMRLDAGIGWGSDMGSLISQDQLDTVTAHVEDAVAKGATVLAGGRARPDLGPYFYEPTILEGVTPEMTCFGNETFGPVISLYRFHDEADAVARANDGEYGLNGAIYSRDTARARMIARQIRCGTININEAFGATFASVDAPMGGMRESGQGRRQGGEGILRYTETQSVASQALLRFGPQFGMSDEQYAKVMTLSLRLMKKMGRP from the coding sequence ATGACCCAGCCAACGTCCGGACCCGGACCGGCCTCCGCCGGTGAGCTGCCCTTCGACCCCGAGCACGACCCGAAGGCGTCGTACGCGTTCGAGCCGGGCTACGTCAAGGCCCTGACCGATCGCGTTGTGAGCAGCACCGGCGAGACCGTCACGGCGTACGCGCCCGCGACCGGGCAGCCGCTGGCGATCATTCCGCAGTCCAGCGAGGCCGACGTGGCCGAGGCGTTCGAGCGGGCCCGACGGGCGCAGCAGGCCTGGCAGCGGGTGAGCATCGATGACCGGGCCGCGATGCTGCTCCGGCTGCACGACATCGTGCTCGACCGGCAGGACGAGATCATCGACCTGATCTGCTGGGAGTCGGGCAAGGCCCGCAAGCACGCGTTCGACGAGCCGCTGCACATCGCGCTGACCGCGCGCTACTACGCGCGTACGGCGCACCGCCACCTCGACACCGAGCGCCGGATCGGTGTCATCCCGGTGCTCACCCGCGCCGAGGTCAACCACGTGCCCAAGGGCGTGGTCGGGATCATCTCGCCGTGGAACTACCCGTTCACGATGGCGCTATGCGACGGCATCCCGGCGCTGCTCGCGGGCAACGCGGTGGTGGCCAAGCCGGACGCGCAGACGATGCTCAGCGCGCTGCTCGGCGCGCAGCTCCTCGAGGAGGCCGGCTTCCCTCGCGACCTCTGGAACGTCGTGGCCGGCCCCGGCCGCGAGCTGGGCACGCCGATGATCCAGCGTGCCGACTACATCTGCTTCACCGGCTCGACCGCGACCGGCAAGCACATCGCGCGGCAGTGCGCAGAGCGCCTGATCGGCGCGTCGCTCGAGCTCGGCGGGAAGAACCCGATCCTCATCCTGCGCGACGCCGACCTCGAGCGCGCGGCCGAGGGCGCCGTACGCGCCTGCTTCTCGAACGCCGGCCAGTTGTGCGTCTCGACCGAGCGGATGTTCGTGGCCGACCAGGTCTACGACCGGTTCAAGGAGAAGTTCGTCGAGAGGACCAAGGCGATGCGGCTCGACGCCGGGATCGGCTGGGGTTCGGACATGGGCTCGCTGATCAGCCAGGACCAGCTCGACACCGTCACCGCCCACGTCGAGGACGCCGTCGCCAAGGGTGCGACGGTACTCGCCGGCGGACGGGCGCGACCGGATCTCGGCCCGTACTTCTACGAGCCGACGATCCTCGAGGGCGTCACGCCGGAGATGACCTGCTTCGGCAACGAGACCTTCGGCCCGGTGATCAGCCTCTACCGCTTCCACGACGAGGCCGATGCGGTCGCGCGTGCCAACGACGGGGAGTACGGCCTGAACGGCGCGATCTACAGCCGTGACACCGCCCGGGCCAGGATGATCGCCCGCCAGATCAGGTGCGGGACCATCAACATCAACGAGGCCTTCGGCGCCACCTTCGCCAGCGTCGACGCGCCGATGGGGGGGATGCGCGAGTCGGGGCAGGGCCGTCGTCAAGGGGGCGAGGGGATCCTGCGCTACACCGAGACCCAGTCGGTCGCGTCCCAGGCGCTGCTTCGGTTCGGGCCGCAGTTCGGAATGAGCGATGAGCAGTACGCCAAGGTGATGACGTTGTCGCTGCGGCTGATGAAGAAGATGGGGCGCCCATGA
- a CDS encoding GAF and ANTAR domain-containing protein, which yields MDGAELAAELAELAERMYRAPDPEQTAEQVVAYAREQLGADHAGITLIGRGGRLETVAPTEPIVEQADMLQNELAEGPCYDSAWHGSTLVSQDLAAERRWPTWTPKALALGISSVLGVELLDQSGEHRLGAMNVYWATDRLITADEVAVAHLISRHAALALDGSLKVKGLNVALDGRKRIGQAQGILMERHGLDEDQAFAVLRRYSQNHNIKLRALAETLVVTRKLPAYGPAEKDPGPDAGGTPTTS from the coding sequence ATGGATGGTGCTGAGCTGGCCGCCGAGCTTGCCGAACTCGCCGAGCGGATGTACCGCGCTCCCGACCCCGAGCAGACCGCCGAGCAGGTGGTCGCCTATGCCCGCGAGCAGCTAGGGGCCGATCATGCGGGGATCACCCTGATCGGGCGCGGCGGCCGGCTCGAGACCGTCGCCCCGACCGAACCGATCGTCGAGCAGGCAGACATGCTGCAGAACGAGCTGGCAGAGGGCCCCTGCTACGACAGCGCATGGCACGGCTCAACGCTGGTCTCTCAGGACCTGGCCGCCGAGCGACGCTGGCCGACGTGGACGCCGAAGGCGCTGGCCCTCGGGATCAGCAGCGTCCTCGGCGTCGAGCTGCTCGACCAGTCCGGAGAGCACCGTCTGGGCGCGATGAACGTCTACTGGGCGACCGACCGGCTGATCACCGCCGACGAGGTTGCCGTCGCGCACCTGATCTCCCGGCATGCGGCCCTCGCGTTGGATGGATCACTCAAGGTCAAGGGCCTCAACGTCGCGCTCGACGGCCGCAAGCGGATCGGCCAGGCCCAAGGGATCCTGATGGAGCGGCATGGCCTCGACGAGGACCAGGCGTTCGCGGTGCTGCGCCGCTACTCCCAGAACCACAACATCAAGCTGCGCGCCCTCGCGGAGACGCTGGTGGTCACCCGCAAGCTTCCCGCATACGGCCCCGCCGAGAAGGACCCGGGCCCGGACGCGGGCGGTACGCCGACAACGAGCTGA
- a CDS encoding ribose-phosphate diphosphokinase: MSGLKKTTEKNLMVFSGRAHPELAEEVAEQLGTGLVPTSAYEFANSEIYVRYQESVRGCDAFVIQSHTAPVNEWIMEHLIMVDALKRASAKRITVVMPFYGYARQDKKHRGREPISARLMADLFKTAGADRLICVDLHTAQIQGFFDGPVDHLMALPILSTYVKEKYGDQPLAVVSPDAGRIKVAEQWSSRLGGAPLAFIHKTRNVDRPNESIANRVVGEVAGRMCVLVDDMIDTGGTIVKAAEALMNDGAAGVVIAATHAILSDPAVDRLKNCPAAEVVVTNTLPLAPEHEFDKLTCLSIAPLISRAIKEVFEDGSVTSMFDGHA; encoded by the coding sequence GTGAGTGGACTGAAGAAGACCACCGAGAAGAACCTGATGGTGTTCAGCGGACGGGCTCACCCCGAGCTCGCCGAAGAGGTGGCCGAGCAGCTCGGCACCGGCCTGGTGCCGACCTCGGCCTACGAGTTCGCGAACTCCGAGATCTACGTGCGCTACCAGGAGTCGGTGCGCGGCTGCGACGCCTTCGTCATCCAGAGCCACACCGCTCCGGTCAACGAATGGATCATGGAGCACCTGATCATGGTCGACGCGCTCAAGCGCGCCTCGGCGAAGCGGATCACGGTGGTGATGCCGTTCTACGGCTACGCCCGCCAGGACAAGAAGCACCGCGGCCGCGAGCCGATCTCCGCACGGCTGATGGCCGACCTCTTCAAGACCGCCGGCGCCGACCGGCTGATCTGTGTCGACCTGCACACCGCGCAGATCCAGGGCTTCTTCGACGGCCCCGTCGACCACCTGATGGCGCTGCCGATCCTGTCGACCTATGTCAAGGAGAAGTACGGCGACCAGCCGCTGGCGGTGGTCTCCCCGGACGCCGGTCGGATCAAGGTGGCCGAGCAGTGGTCCAGTCGGCTCGGCGGCGCGCCCCTGGCGTTCATCCACAAGACTCGCAACGTCGACCGTCCCAACGAGAGCATCGCCAATCGCGTCGTCGGTGAGGTCGCCGGTCGCATGTGCGTGCTTGTCGACGACATGATCGACACCGGTGGCACCATCGTCAAGGCCGCCGAGGCGCTGATGAACGACGGCGCCGCGGGTGTGGTCATCGCGGCGACCCACGCGATCCTCTCCGACCCTGCGGTCGACCGGCTGAAGAACTGCCCGGCTGCCGAGGTCGTGGTCACCAACACGTTGCCGCTCGCCCCCGAGCACGAGTTCGACAAGCTCACCTGCCTGTCGATCGCGCCGCTGATCTCGCGCGCGATCAAGGAGGTCTTCGAGGACGGCTCGGTCACCTCGATGTTCGACGGGCACGCCTGA
- the pth gene encoding aminoacyl-tRNA hydrolase — protein sequence MADDTWLVVGLGNPGPTYAGTRHNIGYLVADELAARMGSSFRRHKSVRADVVEGRLMLGGPKVVLVRPRSYMNEVGGPVSSVAKFFHVLPERVVAIHDELDIAFGTLRVKFGGGDNGHNGLRSMRSSLGTGDFFRVRAGIGRPPGRQDPADFVLSPYSAAERKELPFQIGDAADAVECLVDKGLAETQQRFNR from the coding sequence GTGGCCGACGACACCTGGCTGGTCGTAGGGCTGGGCAACCCCGGTCCGACGTACGCCGGCACCCGGCACAACATCGGCTACCTGGTGGCCGACGAGCTGGCCGCTCGGATGGGCTCCAGCTTCCGACGACACAAGTCCGTCCGGGCCGACGTGGTCGAGGGGCGGCTGATGCTCGGTGGCCCCAAGGTGGTGCTGGTCCGGCCGCGCAGCTACATGAACGAGGTCGGCGGCCCGGTCTCGTCGGTCGCGAAGTTCTTCCACGTGCTTCCCGAGCGCGTGGTCGCGATCCACGACGAGCTGGACATCGCGTTCGGCACGCTGCGGGTCAAGTTCGGCGGCGGGGACAACGGGCACAACGGGCTCCGTTCGATGCGCTCGTCGCTCGGCACCGGCGACTTCTTCCGGGTCCGTGCCGGCATCGGCCGACCGCCCGGACGTCAGGACCCCGCCGACTTCGTGCTGTCCCCCTACTCGGCGGCCGAGCGCAAGGAGCTCCCCTTCCAGATCGGCGATGCCGCCGACGCCGTGGAGTGCCTGGTCGACAAGGGCCTCGCGGAGACTCAGCAGCGTTTCAACCGCTGA
- a CDS encoding M1 family aminopeptidase, with product MSLTLHEARARATAIAVRSYDVRLDLTRPDAFTSETRAWFTVAGGAEEGLFIDLAGASTLAATLNGAELPTDTTYDGHRLLLPRLGPENELVLRAELPYVTTGDGMHAFTDPADGQRYVSAYCGMDLASHVFACFDQPDLKAPITLEVEAPEEWTVLANGVGARERGHWRFTTTPPISTYLFVVCAGPWTSVTFEHAGLGFGWHTRASKRAELERDVEELRAITTRCFDYYTSIFDEPYPFDSYDQVLVPELNWGAMETPGCITFRDELLAPDEPTAEERLLRAEVIAHEMAHMWFGDLTTMRWWEDSWLNESFADYMGYEVAGRAAGFTGAWVGCALIRKPTAYVADARRSTHPIAEDTEAMTDVDTAFGNFDMITYAKGNAVLRQLVTWLGEDDFLAGVNAHLTRHAFGNATLADFLDSLAGDRPPNPTGRPLSPTDRPPNPTGRPLSPTDRPPNPTDRPLSLSKGRDVRGWAAQWLRTTGFDTIRVERDGDVPVLHRAGSRAHRFHVAAYDESGTLVDQRLVDLADDPLRLEGWSELAVVPNSQDETYARVLLDDNSWSTVARTLSRVADPLTRAVLWANALDRVRHGELRVTALLDLVGAHLVVETDPVIVEGVLAPVTGRLLAQWTAPEALDDVERRVAATARALVAGAPDLQLPALRALARTSLEPAELRGWLDDGRTDIGRPVERDLRWLAHWRLAELGEADEHDIEAEVTRDPSAVAVLGAVRARAAQPTSEAKRRAWAAMHSSSCSNRDYVALSEGFWSRRQVALTAPWLDRYLDESPALAGRRGQAFSQVIGAQLPTLARPVEQVQGFRERLAATVDGEVPTVLRRSWNDRLDDVDVALRVRTAGLG from the coding sequence ATGTCGCTCACGCTGCACGAGGCACGAGCCCGCGCCACCGCGATCGCGGTGCGCTCGTACGACGTCCGCCTGGACCTGACCCGGCCAGACGCGTTCACCTCCGAGACCCGGGCGTGGTTCACCGTCGCGGGCGGCGCGGAGGAGGGACTGTTCATCGACCTTGCCGGGGCCAGCACGCTCGCCGCCACCCTCAACGGCGCCGAGCTGCCCACCGACACCACGTACGACGGCCATCGCCTGCTGCTCCCCCGCCTCGGTCCCGAGAACGAGCTCGTGCTGCGGGCCGAGCTGCCCTACGTGACCACCGGCGATGGCATGCACGCGTTCACCGACCCCGCCGACGGCCAGCGCTATGTCTCGGCGTACTGCGGGATGGACCTGGCCAGCCACGTCTTCGCCTGCTTCGACCAACCCGACCTCAAGGCCCCGATCACCCTCGAGGTCGAGGCACCTGAGGAGTGGACGGTGCTGGCCAACGGCGTCGGCGCCCGCGAGCGTGGCCACTGGCGGTTCACGACCACCCCACCGATCTCGACGTACCTGTTCGTGGTCTGCGCCGGACCGTGGACCTCGGTCACGTTCGAGCACGCCGGCCTCGGGTTCGGCTGGCACACGCGCGCGTCGAAGCGGGCCGAGCTCGAGCGGGACGTCGAGGAGCTGCGCGCGATCACCACCCGCTGCTTCGACTACTACACGAGCATCTTCGACGAGCCCTATCCGTTCGACTCCTACGACCAGGTCCTGGTCCCCGAGCTCAACTGGGGCGCGATGGAGACGCCGGGGTGCATCACCTTCCGCGACGAGCTCCTCGCCCCGGACGAGCCGACGGCCGAGGAGCGGCTGCTGCGCGCCGAGGTGATCGCCCACGAGATGGCGCACATGTGGTTCGGCGACCTGACCACGATGCGCTGGTGGGAGGACAGCTGGCTCAACGAGTCCTTCGCCGACTACATGGGCTACGAGGTCGCCGGCCGCGCCGCCGGCTTCACCGGCGCGTGGGTGGGCTGTGCGTTGATCCGCAAGCCCACGGCGTACGTCGCCGACGCCCGCCGCTCCACCCACCCCATCGCCGAGGACACCGAGGCGATGACCGACGTGGACACCGCGTTCGGCAACTTCGACATGATCACCTACGCCAAGGGGAACGCGGTCCTCCGCCAGCTGGTCACCTGGCTCGGCGAGGACGACTTCCTGGCCGGGGTGAACGCCCACCTCACCCGGCACGCCTTCGGCAACGCCACCCTCGCCGACTTCCTCGACTCCCTCGCGGGCGATCGACCCCCCAACCCGACCGGCCGACCCCTGAGCCCGACCGACCGACCCCCGAACCCGACCGGCCGACCCCTGAGCCCGACCGACCGACCCCCGAACCCGACCGACCGACCCCTGAGCTTGTCGAAGGGCCGCGACGTCCGTGGATGGGCCGCGCAGTGGCTGCGCACCACCGGGTTCGACACGATCCGGGTCGAGCGCGATGGCGACGTACCCGTGCTGCACCGAGCGGGCAGCCGCGCGCACAGGTTCCACGTCGCGGCGTACGACGAGTCCGGCACGCTGGTCGACCAGCGGCTGGTCGACCTCGCCGACGATCCGCTGAGGCTGGAGGGCTGGAGCGAGCTGGCCGTCGTGCCCAACAGCCAGGACGAGACCTACGCACGGGTGCTCCTCGACGACAACTCGTGGAGCACGGTGGCGCGAACTCTGTCCCGGGTGGCCGATCCGCTTACCCGGGCCGTGCTGTGGGCCAACGCTCTGGACCGGGTGCGCCACGGCGAGCTCCGCGTCACGGCCCTGCTCGATCTCGTGGGCGCCCACCTGGTTGTGGAGACCGACCCGGTGATCGTCGAGGGTGTGCTGGCCCCGGTCACCGGCCGGCTGCTGGCCCAGTGGACCGCACCGGAGGCGCTCGACGACGTGGAGCGGAGGGTGGCCGCGACCGCGCGTGCGCTGGTCGCAGGCGCTCCTGATCTGCAGCTGCCTGCGCTGCGGGCGCTCGCCCGCACGAGTCTCGAGCCGGCAGAGCTGCGAGGCTGGCTCGACGACGGCCGGACCGACATCGGTCGGCCCGTTGAGCGCGACCTCCGCTGGCTCGCCCACTGGCGGCTGGCCGAGCTCGGTGAGGCCGACGAGCACGACATCGAGGCGGAGGTGACTCGAGACCCCTCGGCCGTCGCGGTGCTCGGTGCTGTCCGCGCTCGAGCGGCACAGCCGACCTCGGAGGCGAAGAGGCGGGCCTGGGCTGCGATGCACTCGTCGTCCTGCTCGAACCGCGACTATGTCGCGCTCAGCGAGGGGTTCTGGTCACGTCGACAGGTCGCGCTCACCGCGCCCTGGCTCGACCGGTACCTGGACGAGTCCCCCGCCCTGGCCGGCCGCCGCGGACAGGCGTTCTCCCAGGTCATCGGCGCCCAGCTCCCCACGCTCGCACGCCCGGTGGAGCAGGTGCAGGGCTTCCGGGAGCGGCTCGCGGCAACCGTCGACGGCGAGGTTCCCACCGTGCTGCGACGGAGCTGGAACGACCGCCTCGATGACGTCGACGTCGCTCTGCGGGTGCGGACCGCGGGCCTCGGCTGA
- a CDS encoding inositol monophosphatase family protein, translating to MTDFDPGTPPAHADDHQFAAWAATAAGNLLTEVRSQGLEGRALKDAGDLAAHELLMRLIAEHRPDDAILSEEEHRGTSSRHDRRTTERVWIIDPLDGTREFSEPPREDWAVHVALWAASGPGVGDLVAGAVAQPGLGMTFDTGNPPVVPPRTSDRPRLVVSRTRPPAFVEALAEEIGGELVPMGSAGAKVISVVRDVSDAYVHAGGQYEWDSAAPVAVARAAGLFTSRVDGSPLAYNQDEVSLPDLVVCRPELSDQILDFIARHGTE from the coding sequence GTGACTGACTTCGATCCCGGAACACCGCCCGCTCACGCCGACGACCACCAGTTCGCCGCCTGGGCCGCGACTGCGGCCGGCAACCTGCTCACCGAGGTCCGCAGCCAGGGCCTGGAGGGCAGGGCACTCAAGGACGCCGGCGACCTCGCCGCGCACGAGCTGTTGATGCGGCTGATCGCCGAGCACCGTCCTGACGATGCGATCCTCTCGGAGGAGGAGCACCGGGGCACCAGTTCGCGCCACGACCGCCGTACGACGGAGCGGGTGTGGATCATCGACCCGCTCGACGGCACCCGCGAGTTCTCCGAGCCGCCGCGCGAGGACTGGGCCGTCCACGTCGCACTGTGGGCAGCATCAGGCCCCGGTGTCGGTGACCTGGTCGCGGGTGCGGTGGCCCAGCCCGGCCTGGGGATGACGTTCGACACCGGCAACCCGCCCGTCGTACCGCCGCGCACCTCCGACCGGCCCCGGCTCGTCGTGTCCCGTACGCGCCCGCCCGCCTTCGTCGAGGCCCTCGCCGAGGAGATCGGGGGCGAGCTGGTGCCGATGGGCTCCGCCGGCGCGAAGGTGATCTCGGTGGTCCGCGACGTCAGCGACGCCTACGTGCACGCCGGTGGCCAGTACGAATGGGACTCCGCCGCTCCGGTGGCCGTCGCCCGCGCCGCCGGGCTGTTCACCAGCCGGGTCGACGGCTCGCCGCTGGCCTACAACCAGGACGAGGTCAGCCTCCCTGACCTCGTCGTGTGCCGGCCGGAGCTGAGCGACCAGATCCTCGACTTCATCGCCCGGCACGGCACCGAGTAG
- a CDS encoding 50S ribosomal protein L25/general stress protein Ctc yields the protein MSEDLIKAESRTEFGKGAARRIRRADKIPAVIYGHGSDPIHVTLPGHDTMMALKHGGSNAVLNIEVEGKVQLALTKQVQADPIKGFIEHVDFVSVKKGEKVTVDVRIHVVGEAKSDALVVTEANTITLEAEATHIPESIEVSIEDAEVGTQITAGELDLPSGSTLLTDAETLIVNITHAPTAAEVEAELEEAEAEAGIEHEEATAEAPAEAAEGAPAEESSDSE from the coding sequence ATGTCCGAGGACCTGATCAAGGCCGAGTCCCGCACCGAGTTCGGCAAGGGTGCCGCGCGCCGCATCCGCCGAGCCGACAAGATCCCCGCCGTCATCTACGGTCACGGCAGCGACCCGATCCACGTCACCCTGCCCGGCCACGACACGATGATGGCGCTCAAGCACGGCGGGTCCAACGCGGTGCTCAACATCGAGGTCGAGGGCAAGGTCCAGCTCGCGCTGACCAAGCAGGTCCAGGCCGACCCGATCAAGGGCTTCATCGAGCACGTCGACTTCGTCTCGGTGAAGAAGGGCGAGAAGGTCACTGTGGACGTGCGCATCCACGTCGTGGGCGAGGCGAAGTCCGACGCCCTGGTGGTGACCGAGGCCAACACGATCACTCTCGAGGCAGAGGCGACCCACATCCCCGAGTCCATCGAGGTCTCGATCGAGGACGCCGAGGTCGGCACCCAGATCACCGCCGGCGAGCTCGACCTGCCGAGCGGCTCGACGCTGCTCACCGACGCCGAGACGCTGATCGTGAACATCACGCACGCGCCGACGGCTGCCGAGGTGGAGGCCGAGCTGGAGGAAGCCGAGGCCGAGGCAGGCATCGAGCACGAGGAGGCCACGGCGGAGGCTCCCGCCGAGGCTGCCGAGGGGGCTCCGGCAGAGGAGTCCTCCGACTCCGAGTGA